The genomic DNA ATGAATCTGCCCTGAGACAGAACAGCGTAAAAATTCCCAAACAAGGTGAGTCCAACATTCCCAGGAAATTCACCATGCAGTCTCAGTCATCCAGGAGACAAGCTGAATCACTAATCGACCCAGGATGGCCTAGGGCAGAAGATTTTAGAATAGCCCGGAAAATCTGAGAGACCTCCAACTGTACTGTCCTTCAAGTTAAAAATCCCACCATCAGTTCCAGGGTGACAATCATTAACTTCAAAGGGACCATGTTTGAAATAAACACTATTCCCTTTGCATCCCGGAAACCGTTTAGCCGAAAGACAGAATGAACAATCATCGCCAACAAAAAACACTGAATCCTCCAATCCATCCATCACCTGAACCCACCCACATTTCTGTTCATCAAGTTTATAAACCTTGAATTCAATTGGTTTAACTCGCCATTGCCATCTCTTGATAATCAGAAACAAACCCTGAGAGGACTTTACTAAATAGGACCAATCCCAGAAACGATCAATCTGCAGGGGAACAGAAACTTGAGATACAGTCAAAGACTTGGACTCCACAGTTACAGCAACACCAGAGGACATCAAAGCATAGAACTTCTCATTATGGTAAATTATATCAAGAAAGTAATCAAAACCAATATCTAATTTGGTCCATTTCTTGTCTACATTTCTCCACACTAGTGCCATTCCTTGAATTATCGTCATAATGGCGAACCCATCATCAATCTTATCGAAGCTTGAAGACACAGCAGCCTTATTGAAAACAATAGGCTTCCTTCTATTAATACCTTTACCTTGATAAACTTGTTCAACTCTATAGGCTTTAGCCACTTCCTTGATCTGATAATCCAACAAGTTCAAATAccgtggtaacttttctgactcGGGTACCTTGTTGGACAAGTTTCCCAGACGATGTCTAGATAGAGGATCCTCAAATCGAACTTTGCCAGAGTTCAACTCTTCACATTTGACCAACCATGTATTTGTATTTTGGTGTGGATTGGAGCTACTGGGTAGGGGTTTGATCTCGTAATAAGTGAACTCGGCGAGCACCAAGTGTCCGCGACGGCCTGGAAGTGACGGCATGGATAATTTAAGGCCCTTGTGCGGAGATAGAGTTTTTTGCGGAGGAGGAATGGAGGAGCGAAATGAACCACAAACAGCACGGAAACGAAGTGTGTCAATGCTCGTGGGGAGACGTTTTGCGATGAAGGCGAGAAGGTGGTCTGGAAGACTGGACCAATCAGGGGTAGTGGTCTCCATTCTCGGCAAAATCTGGTGACTTCTGAGATACAACAGCAGATAGAGGAGTTGAATTAATGAGCAGAGCAATTCAGATGTCAAACTTTCACATGGGAAGATTATACTTGCCGT from Mangifera indica cultivar Alphonso chromosome 16, CATAS_Mindica_2.1, whole genome shotgun sequence includes the following:
- the LOC123199818 gene encoding F-box protein SKIP23-like, with the translated sequence METTTPDWSSLPDHLLAFIAKRLPTSIDTLRFRAVCGSFRSSIPPPQKTLSPHKGLKLSMPSLPGRRGHLVLAEFTYYEIKPLPSSSNPHQNTNTWLVKCEELNSGKVRFEDPLSRHRLGNLSNKVPESEKLPRYLNLLDYQIKEVAKAYRVEQVYQGKGINRRKPIVFNKAAVSSSFDKIDDGFAIMTIIQGMALVWRNVDKKWTKLDIGFDYFLDIIYHNEKFYALMSSGVAVTVESKSLTVSQVSVPLQIDRFWDWSYLVKSSQGLFLIIKRWQWRVKPIEFKVYKLDEQKCGWVQVMDGLEDSVFFVGDDCSFCLSAKRFPGCKGNSVYFKHGPFEVNDCHPGTDGGIFNLKDSTVGGLSDFPGYSKIFCPRPSWVD